One Triticum dicoccoides isolate Atlit2015 ecotype Zavitan chromosome 3B, WEW_v2.0, whole genome shotgun sequence genomic window, gtacaaaaggtagttcggagtctcggatgtgatcccagacatgacaaggagtctcgaaatggtcgagacataaagattgatatattggacggctatgttcggacaccgaaagtgttccgggaggTTTTGGATAAAACTGGAGTTGCNNNNNNNNNNNNNNNNNNNNNNNNNNNNNNNNNNNNNNNNNNNNNNNNNNNNNNNNNNNNNNNNNNNNNNNNNNNNNNNNNNNNNNNNNNNNNNNNNNNNNNNNNNNNNNNNNNNNNNNNNNNNNNNNNNNNNNNNNNNNNNNNNNNNNNNNNNNNNNNNNNNNNNNNNNNNNNNNNNNNNNNNNNNNNNNNNNNNNNNNNNNNNNNNNNNNNNNNNNNNNNNNNNNNNNNNNNNNNNNNNNNNNNNNNNNNNNNNNGgcccttagtgggctttaggggagagagaggccagcaGCCAGGAGGTGCCCCTCCCAAGGGAGTACGAATTCGACTAGGGGAGGGCGGTcgcagcccctctttccctctccctccccctcttcttccttcctcctcctagtaggactaggaaaggaggaatcctaatcctactaggaggaggattactCCTCCATTGGCATGCCCCCTAGGGTCGGCCGACCTCCTCCACCCCTCCTTTATatgcgggggaggggggcaccccatagacacacaagttgattgtttagccgtgtgcggtgccccctccacagatttccacctcggtcatatcgttgtagtgcttaggcgaagccctgcgtcggtaacttcatcatcactatcatcacgcCGTGCTGACGAAGctatccctcaacactcagctggatatagagttcatgggacgtcaccgagctgaacgtgtgcagatcgcggaggtgccgtaatttcgGTACTAGGatgggtcggattgtgaagacgtacgactacatcaaccgcgctgttataatgcttctgctttcggtctacgagggtcggtagacaacactctcccctctcgttgctatgcatcacctagatggatcttgcgtgtgcgtaggaatttttttgaaattacttcgttccccaacaACTTCTTATGTTGTGAGATGCTTATGCTTGTGAGATGCTTCTTATGTTGTGAGGTGATTCTTATGTTGTGAGATGCTTATGCTTGTGAGAtgcttatgctttgtgatgctcagtTTGTCTATGCATATGTGATCAGTTTGTCTATTTGCATATGTGatgtatacatgctgtatatatttAATTGAATTTAcctgaaaagaaacagaaaaacgaaaaaaaaacagacagaaactatgccgacggctttgccgtcggcatagagctGTCGTGAGCTCCCAGTGGCTGACACGtgccagctatgccgacggcctagccgtcggcgtaGTTTTAAACTAAGCCGACGCCCATTGAATTGAcctgaaaagaaacagaaaaacgaaaaaaaccagacataaactatgccgacggctttgccgtcggcatagagctGGCGTGAGCTACCAGTGGCTGACACGTGGCAGCtacgccgacggcctagccgtcggcgtagttttaaactaagccgacggctaggccgtcggcatagctgccaCGTGTCAGCCACTAGGCATTCATTGGGCAGGGCTatgcggctaggccgtcggcatagcccagcCCTAGGAGGTGCAGCTGCGCAGCACGTGGCACTTCTATGCCAACGGCCTAGCCATCGGCGTAGTTTTAATCTATGCCgatggctaggccgtcggcatagaagtGCCACGTGTCACACAGCTGTTGGTCAGCACTTGACGACGGCCACCGTTGGGCGTGGACGTTGCCGACGGCCGAGGCCGCCGGCATAGATGTACGGACACCGTCGGGATAGTATCTATTGCGACGGTCTTTCTATGCCGACGGCATCCTGGGCTACGCCGACGAATATGTTGCCGACGGCACTATGCCGACGGGGGTCGTCGACATAGGCCTGTCCCGACGAGAATCAGGGCTATGCCGAGGCCGTCGGCGTAGGGGGCGATTTTGGTAGTGATGGGTCTATACCTACCGCAAGGTCATCAGAACATCAAAGACAAGAACAACACTAGCGCGGGTATTGCTAAAGAACCAAGTAGCGTGATACATGCCTATTCAAAGTTGCTTGTCCGCACTACTAACCCAAATTAACAGCTTTCTAAAAAAACCTaccccctccatcccaaaataagtgcccCACCTTTGTACTAACTCCAGTACAGTACAAACCTGTTCtagagttaagacacttattttgagatagagggagtactattCAAGGCCCAACGCGAATTGCTTCTGCCTTCATTGAGCATAAAAGGAACCCATTTTCTCCCTCAATCCATTCTCCATATTTATCAACCCGCACGCAAACACCACTTACAAACACAATCCCGAAACCCACGCATTCCATACCGATGGGTTTGAAATCTTGACCGATCATACTGTCTTTTAGTGATCTATCTAAAAAGTACCGGTCAGGTTATTGAATCCCGAGATGGTATTTTGCCATGACCAAGTGTGAGAGTAGGAGGTATTGGGAAGTTAGCGAGGTCCAAAGACAAATATGGTATAGCTGTAAGGTCTGAAACATCTGGCCCAGACCAAACTATGATATCTTGCCTGTGAGAGTTTTTATCACATCCAAATGAAAACCTCACAGAGACTATCAGAACACGAGGGTCCTAGAATAATTAATTGTTCAGAACAACTGGCCAAGACGCAAGTGGGATATCAACACGAATATAAGGCTGAAGGCCTTTGCTCCTTTTCAATTGTTCAGTGTTCCACTGTAATATGTATCAGACTGGACGCGATCCTGACGGAATATAACAAGCGGTAGGAGTGTCCTTTGAccttttccgaagaaacaatttttTTTTGTAAATTTCGTATCACTGCCATCAGTTGCAGAGGAAAAAATTTTAATATGCAAAACCAATATACATAGTCCATATATATTAATTAATAGTGCACACACGAAATTCACTCCAACTTGATGAGTTGCATGTGGCGTAACACCGTCACAAATATTTGGACTGAAGCTACTGCCACTATCGAGTACGTTAAAATAGATTGTCAAAACATTCATCACATGAAAATACCACTAAAATAAGTACATTATAGATTGCTAACCTATTATCTGAAAATGCCATTAAAATACAGAAAAATATGCCCCGCACATGTACCTTTGCCAGCTCCTGCCCCTTCATATCCATCTTCTTGTTCATTTCCTTTACCGGCAATGCCGCTGCGCCACCAGCAACCGGCAAAGTCTCTGTACCGTCTGCCTACGCCAGCGACCCCGCCCGGCCAGCACAACTGCGTCCTGCCTTGCTTGGTCGCTTGGATCTGGAGAGCCCGTGGGAATTGCTTGTGGCCGAGAAGGGACTCCACCCTAGCCTCAATGACAAGCGAAGGCCGCTGCCTCTGCGAATACTAGCCCTCAAAATATCCATCCCACTGCTGATGACGATCAGACGTGGTCGCACCACCGAGCACGAGATCTGCTGCGGACATGGCCGCTGCCGCTGCAACATCTTGCACCAGCCGATCTTTTGAGTCCAGGTGCCATAGCGTTGGCGGGATGAATCGAGTCTACATTGCAAAGCTCCTGCGTCAATGCCGAGCCCCTCCACGCCGAGCCCCTGCGTCCATGCACTGACCACCTGTTAGTCTGAGGGTGGGCGATCCAACAGAGACAGGTAGCCTTGGCTTGCTGCCGCACGAGCGAAGGACACCTTTGCCTTTGACCCTAGTGCTGCAGTCATGCGACTCATGTCTCACCCGGCGGACAGAAGACGTCGTTGAGGAATACGCCGAGGCTAGTGTATTGAACGGTGAAAATTAATTTTTCATTTATATCTCTTGCtcattttctcctaaaaataatcCTCTAAATTTAGAAGCTATATTATTACCGTTATTTCATTTTACCATATCTACAGATTTTGGCTCATCAGCTGCCCATATATGTGCAGAGCGAGTGAATTGCaagaaaccaccacatttggggcttATCTTGCAGAAAACCACCTGGTCGCTAATCATTTACGAAAATCACCGCGCATTCAGTAAACATTTTGCAAAAAGCACTGAACAGGTGATTTAGCCCGTTTAACCATTTTCTGACTAGTGGGCCGGATTGTAAGGAGCTGATTTGGCAACAAATTGACATATACCTCCCTGGATCTTATAAAAGAAAAGCAATCAAGCCCCCCCTCCCCCACGGAGGGCATCTCATTGCTCTCGCCGGGAAGAAGCAAGACGGCGGCAGCTGGGCGGAGCTGCAGGCGAGGaacggcagcgcggcggcgggaTCCGCTGAGCGCCGCAGGTGCTGCTCGCCGCTGTGTGCTGCGGCTGCTGCTGGTCGCCGTCACAAGGTCCTGGTCGCTGCGGCTGCCCGCGACAGCTGCTGCACGCCGCAGCTCCCCTGCCATGGCCGTCGCTGAGCAGTGTGGCTCCTAGGCCTAGGCGAGTCGGGGTCGTAGACCGGCACGGCCGTGTGGTCCATGGCTTGCCGGAGCTTCAAAGCGCGACCCGGGCGCGCCAAGCAGGAGGCCGAGGCGCTGTGCCGCGAGCACGCCGAGCAGGAGGCCGTGGGGCTATGCCGTGGGCACGGCGACCTGCTCGCGGTCACCATCCGTCACCGGGACGCGCTCGAGGGCGGGCACGCCGCGCTCTATTGGTCCCTCCTGCCCATCTCCTccctgctccacctcctcctcatctcCGTGTCCGCCTTGCCGGGGCTcacgctccacctcctcctcatcccGGCGTGTCGGCCGAGCTCGCGCTGCTTCGACAGTAGCGCTGCTCCACCGGGGAGGGTTTGACTGCTTTTCTTTCTTAGATATAGGGGGGTATGTGTTAATTGTTTGCTGAGTCAACTCCTTACAACCGGGTCCCACTTGCCAGAAAGTGATTAAACAGGCTAAATTGTCCCATCAGTGTTTTTTGCAAAATGTTTACTGAATGCGCGGTGATTTTTGCAAATGATTAGCGACCAGGTGGTTTTCTGCAAGATAAGCTCCAAATGTGGTGGTTTCTTGCAATTCACTCGTGCAGAGCTAATGTTAGCGTGAAATGTCATCTCGGGATGAAAATTCTGGTGTCTTTGTATATGTGCAATCCATTTCATTCCACAGTTGTTGTATAATACTTTGTACGAGAAGACCTTCGTACTTTCATGTTTTTTTACCTGCATACTTTTATTCAATGACTCCATAATTTGCTTGTAAGAAAGGTACCACATGTTTGTGTGTTTTACATATTTTCTTTTATATATGTCTTGTATCAGTCTGCACTACAAAATCTAAATATCAGAATATTTCAGTTACAATATTATGTTGCTATTCGGCTATATTAACAAATTAGCAGAAAAGGAGCAGAAAACTGGTTTGGGTACAGCCATAGACAAGTAGAGACCACACACAGAGTGACACGGAGACAGAATCCGAGAATTCGGATAAGGGATAGGATTGCAGCCAATGAAAGCCACACAGCTCCGGACCATATCTCGTATGCAGGGGCCCGCCCAACAAGAGCCAgattcccccctctcccttggagcCACTAAAACATCTTGCCATCCTGACAAATCTTCTTGCTGTAACACATCCATCCATTTGTAGCTGCAGGCTGAGCAGAGTTGTGCGTGTGGGAGTTGAAGGAGATCGAGATGGCCACAGCATATGCTCCTCCGATGGCGAGCCAGGTGATGAAGAGCGGCTTGGTGTGCTCCAAGCCGCGGGGAATGTCTGGCGCTTCGCTCACCAGGAGGCCACGCTTCGTCGTCAAGGCTGTCAAGTCTGACAAGGTCCGTTGCAACTGCATGCAAGAGATGAGCTCAAATTAAGCACACAATTTAGCACGCTTTTCTTTCGTTGCAAGTCTTCTTCGATCTCATGCGTCTTCCTCTGTATCCTCTCTCCCTCCTACAAACAGCCGACGTACCAGGTGGTCCAGCCCATCAACGGCGACCCATTCATCGGCAGCCTGGAGACGCCCGTCACCTCCAGCCCCCTCGTCGCCTGGTACCTCTCCAACCTCCCCGCGTACCGCACCGCCGTCAGCCCGCTCCTCCGCGGCATCGAGGTCGGCCTCGCCCATGGCTACCTCCTCGTCGGCCCCTTCGCGCTCACCGGCCCGCTCCGCAACACGCCAATTCACGGCCAGGCAGGCACTCTCGGCGCCATCGGCCTCGTCTCCATCCTTAGCGTCTGCCTCACCATGTACGGTGTCGCCTCCTTCaacgagggcgcgccctccaccgcgCCCGCCCTCACGCTCACCGGCCGCAAGAAGGAGGCCGACAAGCTGCAGACCGCCGAAGGGTGGTCCCAGTTCACCGGAGGCTTCTTCTTCGGCGGTGTCTCCGGCGCCATCTGGGCCTACTTCCTTCTCTACGTGCTCGACCTCCCATACTTCTTCAAGTAGATTAATTATTGGCATGCATGTACGATGGGTGCAGATGATGTGATCTCTTCTCGGTTGCTTCAAAGAGTCCATGTATAAATGAATTTACACATTCCTCACAATCTTTGCATGGATCGATCATACTACGATACTATAACATGCGAATTTTTAATTTCTTGAATAATGCGTGCATAAACAAAACCCAATAAGAAACATAACTTATAACCTAGATGGTGTGATCTCTTCTCAGTTTTTTTAGAAAAGAGAgatatccccggcctctgcatcagaacgatgcatacagccACATTTATTAAAAAGCAAATAAGTTCAACATAGGTCCTCAAGTCTCAACATGAATGAAGCAAAAAAGCTCACAAAGAGCATGATGATAAAAATAAAGCCACAACCAGCTGGCAAaagaaagataggaaaactaattgcctatcctattatatgatcaccatccaaaccggttgaatatagcccgaACTACCATCTCCCAATAACCAAACGCTCTCTGGCCTCCGTCTGAGTGAGGAgcaaccacatacggatcaacgcagtggctcgaaagataacctgcaaaaaaatgAGTATttattgttctgttaaaaaccaaatcattcttGCAGTTCTAGACTGCCCACAGTAAAGCACATAGTCCTACACGAACGTGTCTCGCTATTTCGGAATCTATCCCATCAAGCCACGTCAAAAACAACATGTTGATATTATCGGAAgtgtaatattaaaagcaatgtgaACAGTCCACCATAAAATTTTCGCCATCGGACGGTCAAGAAAGAAGTGTTTGATGGTCTCATCCCGGTCACAAAAACTACATCTTGTGAACCTGTCCTTAGTGtataaaccacataaacactttaacacTCAAAGGTACTTTGACATTCCAAACATATTTCGAACTAGGAATAGAGCTAGAGTTGATaacatccagatacatggatttaaCTGTAAATTCTCCATTCCTGGTTAGCTTCCAGCACAACTAGTCTGGAAGTTGAGAAAGCTGCACGTCCATCAGTCTTCTTACCAGATGGAGCCAGGCTTCCCAACGGGCACCGGCAAGTGTTCTCCTGAAATGAATATTAAGAGGAGTGGACTAAAGCACGGTTGCAACGAAACCGTCTCTTCGTTGAACAATGCTATAAAGTGAAGGATATTGAAGCGCAAGGGGTGTTTCTCCTAGCCATGTTTCCTCCCAGAATCTCGTAGATGTACCGCTTCCGACTTTGAACTTTGTCCTGTTGGAAAAGACTGATTTAACTCTCATCAAACCTTTTCAAAAAGGTGAGTCCGCCGGCCTCACTGTCACCTGAGACAAAGTTTTCGAATGAAGGTACTTATTACGCAGAATCTGCGCCCACCTGGCCTCCGACTCTACAGATAGCTTATACAACCACTTGTTGAGAAGACATCTGTTTTTAACCTCAAGATTTTcgatacctagacccccttggtctttcggtcgataaataatatcccatttagcgagtctatactttcttttcagctcatcACTTTGCCAGAAGAAGCGGGATCGATAGAAATCCAATCTTTTCCGAACTCCAGCTGGTACCTCGAAAAAAggcaagagaaacataggcatgctTGTGAGTACCGAATTAATGAGAATTAATCGGCCCCCATATGAcatcagcttgcccttccagcaactcagtttcttttcaaatcgatcctcaatacacttccattctttatttgttagcttacgatggtgaattggtatgCCCAAATACGTGAAAGGTGAAGCCTCCAAAATCTTTAAGATGGTGATCTCTTCTCAGTGGTTTCTTGAACGAGTCTATGTATAAATGAATTTACACATTCCTCAGAATCTTTGCATGGATGATACTACGTACTACTAGTATAACCAGAGATTCAAATAGTACACTACTGGAAAAATCGTCCTTACGGAGTTCTTTGCTCTTTGTCAAGTACTGGGACATAGGATCACGGTAAAAGACACGTAAGCTGAGTGTGGCTCTTGGTTGCCAAGGGGCTGCTACGGAGGGCTCGACAAACAAGAAACACTCGGTTTATATGGTGTATGCCGGAATCCTCTGCTATGGTACCCGACAAACAAGTGTCAGGTGGCACGGGCGTTCGCGCTTGACGGCTCCATCACATACAGTCCATCTAAGCCGAGATTCGCCGTCATATACTAGGCAAAATAGTTAGAAAATTTCCCTCACAGTAAATGTATGCTGAGCTCCCGCGGCCAAGCACTCGGCAAAGTATTTAAGTAAATTATTTTTCTTCCATGGTATATATGTTTGCTGAGCTCCCTGTCTACACAGCTCGGCATAGTTCTCAGGAAAAAGCTGGCAGTTTCAGTGTAGTCAGGTCATGCCACGTGTTCCGAGTATTTGCGTTCGCATGAAAAAGCTGGCAGTTTCAGTGTAGATCAGGCATCACCTTTGCCGAGCTCTGCACTTGATCAAGGCTGACTTCACCGAGAGCAGAAGTTGGCAACAGGTAACAAGATAGAGCAGTACTATCTGTTCTATCCTAAGTCCTTGCAATTGAGAACACAACAGATATATGTTGTTTGACACAATTTCATGTCACATATATCACACAACACATTATCACATCGTTATAGCTCAAAGTGACATCACATATGAATTAAATTCTTATATATCAACAAGTTCACAACATAGGTCACAATAAGTTCAAAACATAGTTCACAATTTACTACATAATCCATCAACGAACACAAAACATAAGAAACAACCTGTTCGCAAGTTCACTACATAGGAGGGGTACGAGGGTCAACACATCACGATAATCCTGGGGGAGGAGTAGGAGGATGAGGAGGGCTGCCACGCATCATCACCGTGCACATTTCCCGTAACCTCTACAGAGGATGAGGGTTGACACGCCAAGTTGGTCCACCGTTAATATGCATAGGCGTGGAAATGGGAAAGTACTAACAGCTAAGTCGGATGTGAGCTTCTCCCTTTtcgccttcatagcccgcatcgatcCATAGGCGGAAGAAGAGCATGTGAGAGTACCGGGTGACATACCAGGTGGTCCAGCCCATCAACGGCANNNNNNNNNNNNNNNNNNNNNNNNNNNNNNNNNNNNNNNNNNNNNNNNNNNNNNNNNNNNNNNNNNNNNNNNNNNNNNNNNNNNNNNNNNNNNNNNNNNNNNNNNNNNNNNNNNNNNNNNNNNNNNNNNNNNNNNNNNNNNNNNNNNNNNNNNNNNNNNNNNNNNNNNNNNNNNNNNNNNNNNNNNNNNNNNNGTCGTCCCATGCGCGCTCACCGGCCAGCTCCATAAGACGCCCGTGGCGCCATCGATCTCGGCTCCATCCTCAGCCTCTACCTCACCATGTACGGCGTCACATCGTTCAATCAGGGAGTGCTCACGCTCACTGGCCGCAAAAAGGAGGCTGACAAGCTGCAGACCACCGAAGGGTGATCACAGTTCACACGAGGCTTCTTCTTCGGCTGTGTCTCCAGCACCGTGTGGGCTTACTTCCACCTCTATGTGCAGATGATGTGATCTCTTCTTGGTGGTTGCTTGAACGTGTCTATGTatacatgaatttacatttttttcttCACAATCTTTGCATGGATTGATGATATTATAACATGTGAATGGTTAATTTCTTAAATGTTGCGCGCATAAACCAAAACCAATCAGAAATACACGGCGTTGCAAACTAGCATAACTTATAACTTAGATGGCTAAATTCCTTTCATGGCATCTGCCCACTCGTATTCAAGTTCTAGACTTGACTCGTATTTTTTGAATTTATTCCATACTTTCTGGC contains:
- the LOC119274589 gene encoding photosystem I reaction center subunit XI, chloroplastic, giving the protein MATAYAPPMASQVMKSGLVCSKPRGMSGASLTRRPRFVVKAVKSDKPTYQVVQPINGDPFIGSLETPVTSSPLVAWYLSNLPAYRTAVSPLLRGIEVGLAHGYLLVGPFALTGPLRNTPIHGQAGTLGAIGLVSILSVCLTMYGVASFNEGAPSTAPALTLTGRKKEADKLQTAEGWSQFTGGFFFGGVSGAIWAYFLLYVLDLPYFFK